GCGGCAGCAGTGCGATGGCGGGCAACGGGTTGAACATCGAGGTCAGGGTGCTAAGCAGATCGCGGCCCAATTGGGTCGACACGGCCAGGGTGGTCAGGGCAAACGCCAGCACGATGCCGATCAGGTAGCCCTTGATCAGCACCACCAGCGAGATGCTGACTTTGCTCAGCAATTCGCCGCTGAGCAGACCGTCATAGAGCGCATGCGAAGTCTGTAGGAAGCTCGGCAGCAGCAGGTCATTGTTCTGGTAGCGCGCAACGGCTTCCCAGAGGATTGCGAGCACAATCAGGATCAGGCCCTTGCGCAGCCAGCCTTGTTGCCAGAGGCGCTGGCACAGGGGGAGTTCGCGTTCCACGGGGACGCTGAGCAGCGGTTCGAGTTGTATTTCGTATTCCTGGCGCATGGGTTGTCCCTCAATAAGCGATGCGTATATCAGCGAAGCCCAACTCTTGTTCGGCCTCGGGCGCTTCATCGAACAACAGACGATGAATCCGCCGTGCCGACGCCTGGAATTCCACACCGCCGAGGCTGTGCAGGTCGTATTGATGGCTGTGGATTTCTGCGCGCACACGCCCCGGATGTGGCGACAGCAACAGGATGCGATTGCCCACCACCAGCGCTTCTTCGATGGAGTGGGTGACGAACAACAGAGTGAAGCGCACCTCTTCCCACAGCAGCAGCAACTCTTCCTGCATCTTGCGTCGGGTCAGGGCGTCGAGGGCGGCGAAGGGTTCGTCCATCAGCAGGATTTTCGGCTGCATGGCCAACGCACGGGCGATGGCTACGCGGGCTTTCATGCCGCCGGAAAGGGTATGTGGATAAGCATCGGCGAAGGCGCTGAGGCCCACTTTTTCGAGGTAGTGCAGTGCACGCTCCTCGGCTTCGTGGCGCTTGAGCGTTTTGGACGCCAGCAGCGGGAACATCACGTTCTGCTTGACGGTTTTCCACGGCGGCAGTTGGTCGAACTCCTGGAACACCACGATGCGGTCCGGGCCCGGTTGTTCGACCTTGTGCCCCAGCAGGCGAATCTCGCCTTCGCAGGGTTTGATAAAGCCCGCGATGGACTTGAGCAACGTGGATTTGCCGCAGCCCGACGGGCCGAGCAGCACGTAGCGGTCGGCCGGGTCGATCTCGAAACTGACCTGGTGGGTGGCCCGCACCACGCGCTCGGGGGTGCGGTATTCCAGGCTGACGTTATCCACCGCCAGCAGCGGCGCGGTGGTGTGCAGGTTGCTGGCCTCGTGGCCTTGCAAGGGCGCGTTCATCTCAACTTCCTTGCAGGGGCTTGGCGTCCTGGAAGAAGTAGTCCTTCCACGATTCAGGCTTGTTCTTGATGGCGCCGACGCGGTAGAGGAATTCCGCCAGCGGGTAGGTGTTTTTCGGGGTGACAGTGAATTCGAACTGCGGGTTGTCGATGATTTTCAGCAGCTCTGCACGGTCGATCTTGGACTTGGTGACGCGGATGTAGGTGTCGGCCGCAGCGCCTTTGTCGTTCTGCGCGAATTGCGCGGCTTCGGTCAATGCTTCAACGAACGCCTTGTAGGTTTTCGGGTTGTCATTGCGGAATTTTTCGGTGGCAAACAGAACGGTCGGCGAGTTTGGCCCGAACAGGTCGTAGGTGTTCAGCACCACGTGTACGTTGGGGTTGGCCAGGGCTTGTTCTTGGAACGGCGGGTTGGAGAAGTGCCCGGTCAGTTCGGTGCCGCCGGCGATCAGGGCAGCGGTGGCGTCAGGGTGCGGGACGGCGACGGTGTACTTGTCGAGGCGATTGAATTCCTTGTCGCCCCACTGCTTGGCAGCGGCGTATTGCAAGAAGCGCGACTGTACCGACACACCGACCGCAGGCACCGCAATGCGGTCTTTTTCGGTGAAATCGGCAATGGTCTTGACCTTGGGATTGTTGCTCACCAAGTAGTAAGGGAAGTTGCCCAGGGATGCCACGGCCTTGACGTTCTGCTTGCCACGAGTGCGGTCCCAGATAGTCAGCAGAGGGCCAGTGCCGGCACCGGCGATATCGATGGAGCCAGACAGCAACGCGTCATTGACGGCTGCGCCGCCGGACAGTTGGGTCCAGTCGACTTTAATGTCGATACCTTCCTGCTTGCCGTATTTCTCAATCAGGTTCTGGTCGCGTACCACGTTGAGCAACAGGTAGACGATGCCGAACTGCTCGGCGATGCGGATCTCGCCTTCGGCCTGCGCAGCGGTGGGTGCAACCAGGCTGCCGGTCAGCAGGCTGACACCGAGCCCGACAGTCGCGGCGAGCCGTGCGAATGGAATTTTCCTGGACATGGTCATGCTCCGAATCAGAAAGGCGCGTCGCCCTGGATGGTGGTGCGAAACAGCTTGCGGCGCAGGTGGCTGGGGCAACCGGCGGCCAAGTGGATCAGCGAGCGGTTGTCCCAGAACACCAGGTCGTGGGGCTGCCATTGGTGGCGATAGATGTTTTCCGGCAGCACGCTGTGGGCATAGAGCTGGGCCAGCAGGTCGCGGCTTTCGTCTTCGGGCAGGCCAACAATGCGGGTGGTGAAACCTTCGCTGACAAACAGCGCCTTGCGGCCGTTTTCCGGGTGGGTACGCACGATGGGGTGCACCACCTCTGCCACTTGTGCCAACTGTTCGGGCGTCAGCGTCGGGCGCCAGTTGCCTTCGAATTTGGTTTCGCTGTAACGCGCGGTGTAGGAATGCGCTGCGCTGCGGCCCTCAACGGCTTTGCGCAGGTGATCAGGCAGTTGCTCCCAAGCCTTGTGCATATCGGCGAATAAGGTGTCGCCGCCTTCGGAAGGTAATTCCTGGGCGTGCAGCATCGAACCCAAACTCGGCAGCTCTTTATAGGACAGGTCCGAATGCCAGAATTTGCCAGCGTCCCCCAGGCCGATGGATTGGCCATTTTCGATGATGTTGGAGACGATCAGGATTTCCGGATGGTTGGCCAACAGGAACTGTTTGAGCACGTGGATCTGCAACACGCCGAAACGGCGGCTGAAGGCGATCTGTTGTTCAGGGGTGATGCGTTGGTCGCGGAAGACCACTACATGGTGATCCAGATGCGCTCGGTGGATGCGCGCGAAATCTTCGTCGTTGACCGGTCGAGACAAGTCCAGGCCGATGATTTCTGCACCGACACTGCCGGGCAGTGGGCGAATCTGGAACGCTTGGGCGGTTGGGGTCGCTGTTGGAACAGTAGAGGTGGCGGACATGAGGTCACTCCCGGTCAGACAGGGGAGTAACTTTATAGATATAAGAACGTCAGTTTAAATACCGATAGTGAATATCGATAGACGGGAATGTAAGACGCAGGAAACGCGCAATGTGGGCGCCGGGAGCACTATGTTGAAGCGCTTACAACCCGAAACCGTACCCGTTTGACAAGCATGAGGGCAGTCTCTAGTGTGCATTGGATCCAATTAGCCACCCCATTCCGACAAGGAGGATAGCGTAACCGTGACGCAGAAGCCGAGCCCTTTGAACAGCATCAAGATCAGCGGTCCTATTCCCGCCCATCTCGCTCGCTCCGTGATTGAAGAAACCTTGCGCAATGCCATCCTCGATGGTCGCTTGCCCTGCGGTACAGCCATGCGCCAGCAAGAGCTGGCCAGTTTGTTTGGGGTCAGCCGCATGCCAGTGCGTGAAGCCTTGCGCCAGCTGGAGGCGCAGTCACTTTTGCATGTGGTGACGCACAAGGGCGCCGTGGTTGCACCGTTGATCGAGGACAATTCGGCAGAGACTTATGGGCTGCGGATGTTGCTGGAGTCTGAAGCGTTACGCTTGTCGATTCCCTTGCTCACCGAAGCCGATATTGCCGAGGCGGATGCCCTGATTGACGCGCTGGAGCGCGAAAAAGACTACACCGAGATTGGTCGCCTCAATCGACTGTTCCACATGGCCCTCTACGGCAAGGCCCCCAACCAACGCCTGCTCAAGCTAGTGGAGCATGGGCTGAACGAGGAGGAGCGCTTTCTGCGTTTCAACCTTGAGGCAATGGGGCTGGGCGAGACCTCTCAGGAAGACCACCGTGAGTTGCTGAACCTGGTGGCACAAAAGAAAACCGAGGAAAGCATCCTGACACTGCGCAATCACTTGATGCGGGGGATGGAAGTAATCACGACGTACCTCAGCGGGCTGGACGCCGCCGGCAATAAAAACGCGTAATCGAATGATTAAAAGGCTGCGGGGTAGCGCTACTCACTGTAGTAACGCCCCGCACTTAAGAAACTTCCCACCGCAATCGACGTCATCAACTTACATTTAATATTATTTAGAAAAACATCTAATACATTCATATGTTCGCCGAACTGTTTAACCCGCTTATTATCTTCCCGCACTAAACCAGACACCTCTTTTATCGCACACCCACACGCTTGAGCGCCCTTGCGCCCTCTGACGGGTTTACGACCCCTTATCTTTCTTGCCGACCACAAAAGCTCATCGCTGTGTTTACAGCAGACGCAACAACTTATAGGCATCAACCATGCATCACACGCTACTTGAACAAAAACAACTGCAGCTATGCAGCCATCCGTTATTTGATGAAATAACCTCTATTAATAAGTTACAAGTATTCATGGAGAGCCATGTATTTGCTGTCTGGGATTTCATGACACTCACCAAACGCCTGCAACAGGACCTGACCTGCACGCAGCTTCCCTGGCTCCCCCCGCTGACCCCCACGCCGCACGGCTGATCAACGAGATCGTGCTGGGTGAAGAATCGGACGAGCACCCCCGGCAAGGCTATTGCAGCCACTTCGAGTTGTACCTCGAAGCCATGGCCGAAGTCGGCGCGAGCACCTGTGCAATCAACCGCTTTATTGCCCTGCAACGTCAGGGCCTGGACGCAAGCGCAGCCTTGCAGGAAGCGGCTGCCCCCTGGCGTGGCCCGTTTCGTCAGCGCCACGTTGCATATTGCGTTGAGCGCCCCGACCCATTGCGTCGCCGCAGCATTCTTGCATGGCCGCGAGCACGTCATCCCGGCGATGTTCAAGCACATCCTGCAATCTGAGGAGCTTATCCAGCACCAAGCCCCTACGTTGTACGGTTACCTCGCACGCCACATCGAATTGGACACCGAAGATCACGCGCCGGCTGCGCAGTTGTTACTTGAACGCCTGGTCAGCGCAGACCCGACATACCCATCTCAGGCTCACGACACCGCCCTCGCCGCAGTGGAAAGCCGCATCACCTTCTGGGACCAGGTGCGAGCCGCACTGCAAGAGGCGCGCCCATGAACAGTGCGCAATACCAAACCATCGCCGACGACTGGGAGCGCCGCGCCACCATTCGTACACGCCCTCGCCGCTTGCTGGAAAACGATGACAAGTTGATCTACCCGCTATGCCGTCAGCCGCTGGTGCTCAGCGCAGCCTTCCTGGAGCACTGTCCCCAGTGCCGCGACTTCGTGCTGCTGCAAAGCTTCTACAAATTTCTTAACGACGTGGTGATATTCGAAACTGAAATCGTCGACAGGACCGCGCGCAGCATCGCAAAGAATCGTTTCTCGCTGCCCTTCCCCCTCGCCTGTCGCTACGACGCGATGACCGTCGTGGTAGACGAGGATTATCACGCGCTGGTCGCACTGGACTTCCTGCAACAGACCGTCGCGCTGACCGGTATCCAACCGCTCGACCTGCCCGGGCAAATCGAACTGAGCCACGCCCTGCCAGCAGCACAGGCGCAGGTGCCCGCGCACCTGCATGACGCGATGGAGTTGATTGGCGTGGCCATCGCCGAAAATACCGTGACCCAAGAAGTGGCGGCATTTTCCAAGGATGACAGCATCAAGGCCTCCATCCGTGGCTTGATGGCCGACCACCTGTTTGATGAGGGCCGCCACGCGCGATTCTGGACACGGCTGGTACGCCTTTACTGGCAAACCGCGCCCTCGGATGACCGCGACAGCATCGCTCGAGCACTACCGACCTTCCTTGCGCATTACTTGACCAACGACTTGCAGAAAAACTTCGACTTGCTCCTGATCGAAAACCTCGACATCAGTGCGAGTTCACGTCGCGCTCTGAGCGATGAAGTGACGGCGCTGGCATTCCCCATCACTCACCAACACCCGTTGCTGGCCAATATTTTGGGCTTTCTGCAACAGAGTGGATTGCTGCACACCCCGAGCGTGGCACACGCGCTGAGCGCCTACTTGCCGATGCCGGGGAGGTCCGCATGAGGCGCCTGACGATTGGATGGAACGGCAGCAGCAACGCCACAAACAGCCTCAGGCAGATGCTGGAGCAGTACGGGCATGTTTGTGGCGAAGCCGCCGTCGACCTGTGGGTTGACGACGGAAGCCAACCGCTGACGAATGACCCTGAGCAAGCCCCACGGATAAGCTTGCGCCTGGGTGTTGGCCCAGTATCCAATTGCGGGCTGCCTGCGCTGCAACTGCGTGCTTACGACGCATATCGACGCTTATATGCGGTGCTGGATATCGCTGAAGAAACCAGCGGAAACGGCCAGCGGCTGCGCCTGCGAGTGACGAATACGCTGATGGAATGGGTGGCGCTGCACGTCAGTGGCTTCGCGCGTGACCCTGGTTTTTTCTCGACAGGAGCGGTGGCTAACGACTGGCCGGAGAAGGACCTAAGCGAGCTTGAAGCGCTTGCGTTCCTGCATCGATTCAACTGCACGGCGAACCCCGAACTGATGCGGGAAGCCCAGGTACCTGTGATCGAACGATTGCAGGCGAGCTTAAGGATCTTTGCTGAACGACCGGCGCTGAACATCGACGGCAACGAGGTGACCTACGATCAGTTGCGGGTGCTTGCCTTGGCGATTCAGGCGCGTTTACGTCCGCTACTCAGACCCGCTGAAACGCCGCCGGTGATTGGCGTATGCCTGGAAAAATCCATCGAGTTGTATGCAAGCATCCTCGCGGTGCTGGGCTGTGGCGCAGTGTATCTGCCACTAGGGTCGGACCATCCCCCTCAGCGCCATCAGGCCATGCTCGAAAGCGCCGGTGCCCACGTACTACTGGACGCTGGCCACCACCCTATGCGGGGGCATTTCAATGCCCTGGATGTGACCGCTGTGGACATGCGCGCCACCGAGATCACCCATTCGCTGATGCACCATCGCCCGCCGTCTGACGCGCCGTGCATGGCACTCTTCACCTCGGGCACATCCGGGCAGCCCAAGGGTGTGTTGCTCAGCCAGGGTAATTTGGCGCATTTCACGGCGTGGTTTCGATCCTGTATGGCGTTGGATGAGCGGAGCCGCGTCCTGCAGTTTTCGCCGCTGGGTTTTGACTCGTCACTGATCGACATTTTCCCCACCCTGCTTGCAGGCGCCGTGCTGATCGTCCCGAACGAAGTGCAACAGCGCGATCCCCGGCTGTTGCTGGATCTGCTGCACCAGCAGCGCGTCACCCATGCGTTTGTGCCGCCCGCACTGCTCAGTATCTTGCCGCTGGATCAACCGCTGGGGCTTACGCACCTGCTGACCGGTGGCGATGTGTGCGAACCCCATGTCATCGATCGACTTGCAGGACAGTGCCGGTTTCACAACCTCTACGGGCCCACAGAGGCCACGGTGCTGATCACCCATCGGACGTTGCGCACCGGTGACGGCAACCGCAACCTCGGCCAGCCAATTGCCAACAGCCGGGTACTGATCCTCGATGAGGATCTACAACCAGTGGACGAACAGGTGATGGGCGAGATGTACCTCGCTGGTCCTGGTGTGAGCCTGGGGTATATCAACGCGCCACCGGAGGGCGACAGTCCATTCGTCGAGCTCACTCTGCCCGGCGGTGAGACCTTGCGAGCCTTGCGCAGCGGTGACATGGCGAAGTGGACCGCCGATGGAATCGTGCTGGG
The Pseudomonas poae DNA segment above includes these coding regions:
- a CDS encoding ABC transporter ATP-binding protein, with protein sequence MNAPLQGHEASNLHTTAPLLAVDNVSLEYRTPERVVRATHQVSFEIDPADRYVLLGPSGCGKSTLLKSIAGFIKPCEGEIRLLGHKVEQPGPDRIVVFQEFDQLPPWKTVKQNVMFPLLASKTLKRHEAEERALHYLEKVGLSAFADAYPHTLSGGMKARVAIARALAMQPKILLMDEPFAALDALTRRKMQEELLLLWEEVRFTLLFVTHSIEEALVVGNRILLLSPHPGRVRAEIHSHQYDLHSLGGVEFQASARRIHRLLFDEAPEAEQELGFADIRIAY
- a CDS encoding aminobenzoate oxygenase, which translates into the protein MNSAQYQTIADDWERRATIRTRPRRLLENDDKLIYPLCRQPLVLSAAFLEHCPQCRDFVLLQSFYKFLNDVVIFETEIVDRTARSIAKNRFSLPFPLACRYDAMTVVVDEDYHALVALDFLQQTVALTGIQPLDLPGQIELSHALPAAQAQVPAHLHDAMELIGVAIAENTVTQEVAAFSKDDSIKASIRGLMADHLFDEGRHARFWTRLVRLYWQTAPSDDRDSIARALPTFLAHYLTNDLQKNFDLLLIENLDISASSRRALSDEVTALAFPITHQHPLLANILGFLQQSGLLHTPSVAHALSAYLPMPGRSA
- a CDS encoding TauD/TfdA family dioxygenase — translated: MSATSTVPTATPTAQAFQIRPLPGSVGAEIIGLDLSRPVNDEDFARIHRAHLDHHVVVFRDQRITPEQQIAFSRRFGVLQIHVLKQFLLANHPEILIVSNIIENGQSIGLGDAGKFWHSDLSYKELPSLGSMLHAQELPSEGGDTLFADMHKAWEQLPDHLRKAVEGRSAAHSYTARYSETKFEGNWRPTLTPEQLAQVAEVVHPIVRTHPENGRKALFVSEGFTTRIVGLPEDESRDLLAQLYAHSVLPENIYRHQWQPHDLVFWDNRSLIHLAAGCPSHLRRKLFRTTIQGDAPF
- a CDS encoding GntR family transcriptional regulator; this translates as MTQKPSPLNSIKISGPIPAHLARSVIEETLRNAILDGRLPCGTAMRQQELASLFGVSRMPVREALRQLEAQSLLHVVTHKGAVVAPLIEDNSAETYGLRMLLESEALRLSIPLLTEADIAEADALIDALEREKDYTEIGRLNRLFHMALYGKAPNQRLLKLVEHGLNEEERFLRFNLEAMGLGETSQEDHRELLNLVAQKKTEESILTLRNHLMRGMEVITTYLSGLDAAGNKNA
- a CDS encoding ABC transporter substrate-binding protein encodes the protein MSRKIPFARLAATVGLGVSLLTGSLVAPTAAQAEGEIRIAEQFGIVYLLLNVVRDQNLIEKYGKQEGIDIKVDWTQLSGGAAVNDALLSGSIDIAGAGTGPLLTIWDRTRGKQNVKAVASLGNFPYYLVSNNPKVKTIADFTEKDRIAVPAVGVSVQSRFLQYAAAKQWGDKEFNRLDKYTVAVPHPDATAALIAGGTELTGHFSNPPFQEQALANPNVHVVLNTYDLFGPNSPTVLFATEKFRNDNPKTYKAFVEALTEAAQFAQNDKGAAADTYIRVTKSKIDRAELLKIIDNPQFEFTVTPKNTYPLAEFLYRVGAIKNKPESWKDYFFQDAKPLQGS